A genome region from Pan troglodytes isolate AG18354 chromosome 3, NHGRI_mPanTro3-v2.0_pri, whole genome shotgun sequence includes the following:
- the LOC471222 gene encoding putative synaptotagmin-14-like protein → MLEGFQILVRNTVQGTIHKIKFVCDSQMSVSEMSCSESTSACQSLEDGSVPEILISLLYNATNGRLSAEVIKGSHLKNWAANRPPNTYVKLTLLKSTDQEMSECKISIRRGQPNPVYKETFVFQVTLFQLSHVTLMLSVYNKSSMRRKMIGWIYLGLNSSGEELNHWTEMKESKGRQVRRWQALLES, encoded by the coding sequence ATGTTGGAGGGCTTCCAGATCTTGGTTCGGAATACAGTACAAGGAACAATTCACAAGATAAAATTTGTCTGTGACTCCCAAATGAGCGTGTCAGAAATGTCGTGTAGTGAAAGTACATCTGCATGTCAGTCTCTTGAAGACGGCTCAGTTCCAGAAATTCTCATTAGCCTGCTTTATAATGCCACAAATGGAAGACTATCAGCAGAAGTGATAAAAGGCAGCCACTTAAAAAATTGGGCAGCAAACAGACCACCCAATACATATGTTAAGTTAACTCTACTGAAATCCACGGATCAAGAGATGTCCGAATGCAAGATATCCATCCGCAGAGGGCAGCCAAATCCAGTATACAAGGaaacttttgtttttcaagtGACCCTATTTCAGCTTTCTCATGTGACACTCATGCTGTCTGTGTATAACAAAAGCAGCATGAGAAGAAAGATGATAGGCTGGATTTATTTAGGTCTCAACAGCTCTGGAGAAGAACTCAATCACTGGACTGAAATGAAAGAGTCAAAAGGACGGCAAGTACGTAGATGGCAGGCGTTGCTAGAGTCATGA